GGGCTGATTTATGCCAACGCGCAGGCCGAAAGCCTGTTCAAGTGCCGGCTGGACGAGCTGCAACACCGGGTGCAGGATTTTTATGTCGACCAGGAGACACGCAAACAGGTTTCCACCCTGCTGCACGTGCATGGGGCGGTGCGTGACCACGAGGTCAAGTTGCATGATGCCGAGGGCCGGCAGTTCTGGGCGTTGGTGTCCTGTTCGGTGGTACACAGCGACCAGGCCCTGTATGTGATCAGCGGCATCAACGACATTAGCGAACGCAAACGGCTGGAGCGCAGCCTGCACGAGGCCAACGACGCCTTGCGCCAGCATGTGGCGGAAATCGAATCCCTGCATGTCGGCCTGCGCGAGCAGGTAAGGCGCGATCCCTTAACCGGCCTGTTCAACCGCCGCTATCTGGATGAAATCCTGCCGCGCTTGCTGGCGCACATGCTGGCATTGAACGGAACAGTGGCAGTCATGATGCTGGATGCCGACCATTTCAAGCGCATCAATGATAATTACGGGCACCAGTGCGGCGATGCCGTATTGGCGGCATTGGGTGCCTTCCTGCGCGACCGCTTCCGCAGTGGTGATGTGGTATGTCGTTACGGTGGCGAAGAGTTCTGCATCCTGATGCCGGGCATTGCACTGGAAGCCGCCAGTGATAAAGCCTGGCAGCTTTGCGAGGCAGTACGCCAGCTGCCCATCCAGGCGGCAGAACATTGTCTGCACATCACCTTGTCAGTTGGCCTGTCGGTTTGCCCGCTGCATGGTGAAGATCCGGAAAGCCTGATCCATGCTGCCGACGCAGCCTTGTATCAGGCCAAGGCCCAGGGGCGTGACCGGGTCTGTCTGGCGCATTCCGGTCAACCTGCCTTGTCCTGAGCCAGGGCGTGCAATTGCTTGACGCCCATTTCCAGCCACCAGGCCAGGCTGCCCAGCAACACTCCAACCAGCAGGGTATCGGCCACTCGCTCCACCACGCCATGTTGTACCTGCGTTACCGGCATGGCTGACAAGACCAGCAGGGTGAGCCCTGCGATGAACCAGCGGAAGCTGCGCTGCATCAGCATCAGGGCGGTGGCAAGAGACAGGCACAGAATCAGCATGTGAATGGCCGGTGCCGGCTGCCACCAGGCCAGCGCAGCTGCCATCACCCCGCCCGCCAGCGTGCCATAGACTCTTTCTTTTACCAACCAGATCATGCGCTGCGGGGATGGGTCGATGATGCCGACTACCAAGACCGGCAGCCACCAGGTATGTGGCAGATGCATGCGGGCAGAGGCCAGCCAGGCCAGACATCCCCATAGCACCAGATGCCAGGCATAGCGCCGGGTGTCTGCCAGAGATGCTCCAGGCAATACGCGTTGCCAGCCACGCAGACCCCAGTGGCCCAGCATCAGTCCGTACAGCGCACCGGCAAGGGCCAGCAGAGCGTGCAGGCCGGCTGGAATGCCCTGCGATGGCATCATATTGCTCAGCAGCAGGCAGAACACCCAGAACTGCATGCCCTTGTGCAAGCCACGCCGGGCTGCCACCGCCATCAACAGCAGCATGCCGGCCAGCACCGGC
The sequence above is drawn from the Aquitalea denitrificans genome and encodes:
- a CDS encoding FUSC family protein, translating into MTYPRLALRGLATIRHERFRLMRAVSTSTLLFTPAVLIAISNQPASWIFPFTLSAAYSMMIVLLARRLSLPSLAGLPAMQWLGHAYAGQSWMMLPVLAGMLLLMAVAARRGLHKGMQFWVFCLLLSNMMPSQGIPAGLHALLALAGALYGLMLGHWGLRGWQRVLPGASLADTRRYAWHLVLWGCLAWLASARMHLPHTWWLPVLVVGIIDPSPQRMIWLVKERVYGTLAGGVMAAALAWWQPAPAIHMLILCLSLATALMLMQRSFRWFIAGLTLLVLSAMPVTQVQHGVVERVADTLLVGVLLGSLAWWLEMGVKQLHALAQDKAG